The window GGATTTCGGGCCGCCACCCGGAGCAAGGCCAATGCCGGTCCATCTGGCGTGCGTCGGCCCTGCTCCCAGTTGCGAAGCGTGGCCACGCTGACGCCGATCATCAGCGCGAATTCCGTTTGCGACGTGCCCAGCTTGTCCCGCACCGCCTTCACGTCCGCTGGCCGGAAGACCGTGACCCGG is drawn from Gemmatimonadota bacterium and contains these coding sequences:
- a CDS encoding helix-turn-helix domain-containing protein, giving the protein MTSVRQAGRIRRGKQKPSRVTVFRPADVKAVRDKLGTSQTEFALMIGVSVATLRNWEQGRRTPDGPALALLRVAARNPQAVAAALHQGTRRGAA